Proteins encoded together in one Marinithermus hydrothermalis DSM 14884 window:
- the hisB gene encoding imidazoleglycerol-phosphate dehydratase HisB produces MRNARIVRHTTETQVQLELGLDGPVGGEVRTGLPFLDHMLLQLQRHGRFHLEVRAQGDLEVDVHHLVEDVGITLGQAVKQAVGDARGIERYADAFAPMDETLVHVVLDVSGRPHLAFEPERLEVVGAPGGVNVFHLREFLRGLVNHAGLTLHLRVLAGREAHHVIEASFKALARALFQATRLTRADLPSTKEVL; encoded by the coding sequence ATGCGTAACGCCCGGATCGTACGCCACACCACCGAAACCCAGGTGCAGCTCGAGCTGGGCCTTGACGGGCCGGTCGGGGGCGAGGTTCGTACTGGCCTGCCTTTCCTGGACCACATGCTCCTCCAGCTCCAACGACACGGCCGGTTTCACCTCGAGGTGCGCGCCCAGGGGGATCTCGAGGTGGACGTGCACCACCTGGTGGAGGACGTGGGGATTACCTTGGGGCAGGCCGTGAAGCAGGCGGTGGGGGACGCGCGGGGTATCGAGCGGTACGCGGACGCGTTCGCTCCGATGGATGAGACGCTGGTGCACGTGGTGCTGGATGTTTCGGGGCGTCCGCACCTGGCCTTTGAGCCGGAGCGGCTCGAGGTGGTGGGGGCGCCGGGGGGCGTGAACGTGTTTCACCTGCGCGAGTTCTTGCGGGGATTGGTGAACCACGCGGGGTTGACGCTGCACCTTCGAGTCCTCGCGGGGCGCGAGGCGCATCACGTGATCGAGGCGAGCTTCAAGGCGCTCGCGCGGGCGTTGTTCCAGGCGACGCGCTTGACGCGGGCGGATTTGCCAAGCACGAAAGAGGTGCTGTAA
- a CDS encoding pyridoxal phosphate-dependent aminotransferase has product MQAPIKLDQNESPYDLPEEVKRAVLERLATLPFNRYPEMHAETLRETVADFEGWSERGVVLAPGSNVLIQTLVAAAQRVLDLEPSFPHYKLSATLTATPYQAVPLGEGFTLPVEALVAAMREAETPGVLFIPNPHAPTGTFYSPDALSQLADAASTYGWLMVVDEAYYQFAPAHFKRQAQGQGHVAILRTFSKAWGLAGVRVGYLLASEEIAEVVQNLLPPFVIPATTAALLQTVLEHPGYVAEHTERIRRERERVFVELKAHPTWKAYPSHANFLLIRTPDAEVAYKELLARGILVRRQDHYPGFEGCIRVSIGTPVENDAFLKAAFELGREGTKEDA; this is encoded by the coding sequence GTGCAGGCGCCGATCAAGCTTGATCAGAACGAGAGCCCCTACGACCTTCCCGAGGAAGTGAAACGGGCGGTGCTCGAGCGCCTCGCGACCCTTCCCTTCAACCGCTACCCCGAGATGCACGCCGAGACGTTGCGGGAGACGGTCGCTGATTTTGAGGGGTGGAGCGAACGCGGGGTGGTGCTCGCCCCGGGATCGAACGTTCTGATCCAGACCCTGGTCGCCGCCGCTCAGCGGGTGCTGGACCTCGAGCCTTCCTTCCCGCACTACAAGCTCTCCGCGACGTTGACTGCCACCCCCTACCAGGCGGTGCCTTTAGGGGAGGGGTTCACCCTGCCGGTGGAGGCGCTGGTGGCCGCGATGCGGGAGGCGGAGACGCCCGGCGTGCTGTTCATCCCCAACCCGCACGCGCCCACCGGTACCTTCTACTCCCCAGACGCCTTGAGTCAGCTTGCGGACGCGGCCAGCACGTACGGCTGGTTGATGGTGGTGGACGAGGCCTACTACCAGTTCGCGCCCGCGCACTTCAAGCGCCAGGCGCAGGGTCAGGGGCATGTGGCGATCCTCCGCACCTTCTCCAAGGCCTGGGGGCTTGCGGGGGTACGCGTGGGGTATTTGCTCGCCTCCGAGGAGATCGCGGAGGTGGTGCAGAACCTCTTGCCGCCCTTCGTGATCCCCGCCACGACCGCGGCCCTCCTCCAAACGGTCCTGGAGCACCCCGGGTACGTCGCGGAGCACACGGAACGCATCCGGCGGGAGCGGGAGCGGGTCTTTGTGGAGCTCAAGGCGCACCCTACCTGGAAGGCCTACCCAAGCCACGCGAACTTCCTCCTCATTCGCACGCCGGACGCGGAGGTGGCGTACAAGGAGCTGCTCGCGCGGGGGATTTTGGTGCGGCGCCAGGATCACTACCCGGGGTTCGAGGGGTGCATCCGCGTCTCGATCGGCACGCCGGTGGAGAACGATGCCTTCCTCAAGGCGGCCTTTGAGTTGGGGCGGGAAGGGACGAAGGAGGATGCGTAA
- a CDS encoding CarD family transcriptional regulator: protein MFQVGDAVVYPAQGAGRIVEVVEREVMGSRKQYYVVQLLSDAARIMVPVGAVREAGLRPPLAAAELERLWQALAEDLPLPSVWMPRYREEQRLLASGDPFKLAALVGTLYRRDQAKPLASSERRLYEDALTALASEVALSLSETLEAAKARVMGMLEALTPSP from the coding sequence ATGTTTCAGGTCGGCGACGCCGTAGTGTACCCCGCACAAGGCGCTGGACGCATCGTGGAGGTCGTGGAACGCGAGGTCATGGGGAGCCGTAAACAGTACTACGTGGTGCAGCTCCTCAGCGACGCAGCGCGAATCATGGTCCCCGTGGGGGCCGTACGGGAGGCGGGGTTACGCCCGCCCCTTGCGGCCGCGGAGCTCGAGCGCCTCTGGCAAGCCCTCGCGGAGGACCTGCCCCTCCCCTCGGTGTGGATGCCGCGCTACCGGGAGGAACAGCGCCTTTTAGCCTCCGGTGACCCCTTCAAGCTCGCCGCCCTCGTGGGCACGCTGTACCGCCGCGACCAGGCGAAACCCTTGGCCTCGAGCGAACGCCGCCTGTACGAGGACGCGCTCACCGCCCTCGCTTCGGAGGTCGCGCTGAGCCTGAGCGAGACCCTCGAGGCCGCTAAGGCGCGCGTCATGGGCATGCTCGAGGCCCTCACCCCCAGCCCCTAG
- the bshA gene encoding N-acetyl-alpha-D-glucosaminyl L-malate synthase BshA, with amino-acid sequence MRLGIVAYPGLGGSGVVAADLAHRLALRGHAVVMLATRRPFRLPENSPVRFVQVELPNYPVFPGPLYTLSLAGALRRAAREWGLEVIHTHYAIPHAAAAHLAASGAALVHTLHGTDVNLLGLDPAFREVTALALQTAAGVSAVSHSLAAQARVVYGVHPVVIPNAVDPERFHPRPYLKSRYVEAGEAMLLHASNFRPIKRVPDIVRAFAKVVRRGVRARLVLLGDGPEKPHVERTVRELGVERHVTFLPPTQHPEEVIGAADLFLLHSQEESFGLAALEALASGVPVVAARVGGLSEVVRDGVTGRLVELGDVEAQAEAITALLTSPELPRMRRAAREDAVARFHPDSVTKRYEALYAEVLFKA; translated from the coding sequence ATGCGCCTCGGCATCGTCGCGTACCCGGGCCTGGGAGGGAGCGGTGTGGTCGCCGCCGACCTCGCGCACCGCCTAGCCCTGCGGGGACACGCGGTCGTGATGCTCGCTACGCGCCGCCCGTTCCGGCTCCCGGAGAACTCCCCGGTCCGGTTCGTGCAGGTCGAGCTCCCCAACTACCCGGTCTTCCCCGGCCCCCTCTACACGCTCTCTCTCGCGGGTGCGCTGCGTCGCGCCGCGCGGGAGTGGGGGCTGGAGGTCATCCACACCCACTACGCGATCCCGCACGCCGCCGCCGCTCACCTGGCGGCCTCTGGCGCGGCGCTCGTGCACACCCTGCACGGCACCGACGTGAACCTACTGGGCCTAGACCCCGCGTTTCGCGAGGTGACGGCCCTCGCGCTCCAGACCGCGGCGGGCGTGAGCGCGGTCTCCCACTCCCTAGCAGCCCAAGCCCGGGTCGTCTACGGCGTTCACCCCGTAGTTATTCCCAACGCGGTGGACCCCGAGCGCTTCCACCCCCGGCCCTACCTCAAGTCCCGCTACGTCGAGGCTGGGGAAGCCATGCTGCTGCACGCCTCGAACTTCCGTCCCATCAAACGCGTTCCCGACATCGTGCGGGCCTTCGCCAAGGTCGTGCGGCGCGGGGTGCGCGCCCGGCTCGTACTGCTGGGGGATGGACCGGAAAAACCCCACGTCGAACGAACCGTACGGGAACTAGGGGTCGAGCGCCACGTCACCTTCCTCCCCCCCACCCAACACCCCGAGGAGGTCATCGGGGCCGCGGACCTTTTCCTACTGCACTCGCAGGAGGAGTCCTTCGGCCTCGCAGCCCTCGAGGCCCTCGCCTCGGGCGTGCCGGTGGTCGCCGCGCGCGTCGGGGGCCTCTCGGAAGTCGTGCGGGACGGGGTCACGGGCCGCCTCGTCGAGCTGGGGGACGTCGAGGCGCAGGCCGAGGCCATCACGGCCCTCCTAACCTCCCCTGAGCTGCCCAGAATGCGCCGCGCAGCGCGGGAGGACGCGGTGGCGCGGTTTCACCCGGACTCCGTAACGAAGCGCTACGAAGCCCTTTATGCTGAGGTTCTCTTCAAAGCCTAA
- a CDS encoding carbohydrate kinase family protein produces MRFFVVGDVSVDLIYFLDRIPEAGEEVPAKRALMKPGGAGATIAANLASLGHKVFLAARVGKDSFSDLALSRIKQTGVELKHLQEDAEHTTSSVLIFVVSGGERSMVSHPGANRYLDASEFRPRSLDQIDGLVVSAYALAGGPQREYAVKALNAAKKRNIPIFADLGSGAVRIAGKELLEYLKGVDYLLMNQHELLTLTGASSISEGVQALHAYELQRVIVKVGPLGSIVVTPEEQELVEPYPVEGVVDSTGAGDAYTAAFAHAILEGHDLLTAARMANIAGALVTTAVGAQGRLITREDLETPLHAAK; encoded by the coding sequence ATGCGGTTTTTCGTAGTGGGCGACGTCTCGGTGGATCTTATCTATTTCTTGGATCGAATCCCGGAAGCGGGGGAGGAGGTCCCTGCCAAACGCGCACTCATGAAACCCGGCGGGGCCGGCGCGACCATCGCCGCGAACCTCGCCAGCTTAGGGCACAAGGTGTTCTTAGCGGCACGCGTCGGCAAAGATTCATTCAGCGACCTGGCCCTCTCGAGGATCAAACAAACCGGGGTCGAGCTCAAGCACCTTCAGGAGGACGCGGAGCACACCACCTCCTCCGTGCTGATCTTCGTGGTCTCGGGCGGGGAGCGCTCCATGGTCTCGCACCCCGGTGCAAACCGGTACCTGGACGCCTCCGAGTTCCGGCCGCGCTCCCTGGATCAGATCGACGGCCTGGTCGTCTCCGCGTACGCCCTCGCGGGCGGTCCCCAACGCGAGTACGCCGTAAAGGCCCTTAACGCCGCTAAAAAACGCAACATCCCCATCTTCGCGGACCTCGGTAGCGGCGCGGTCCGCATCGCGGGCAAGGAGCTCTTAGAGTACCTCAAAGGCGTGGACTACCTCTTGATGAACCAGCACGAGCTCCTCACCCTGACCGGCGCGAGCTCCATCAGCGAAGGCGTGCAGGCCCTACACGCCTACGAACTACAACGCGTCATCGTCAAGGTCGGCCCCCTCGGCTCGATCGTCGTCACACCGGAGGAGCAGGAGCTCGTCGAACCGTACCCCGTGGAAGGCGTGGTGGACTCGACCGGCGCAGGCGACGCGTACACCGCGGCGTTCGCCCACGCGATCCTCGAAGGCCACGACCTCCTCACCGCGGCCCGCATGGCGAACATCGCCGGAGCCCTAGTCACGACCGCCGTGGGCGCTCAAGGCCGGCTCATCACCCGCGAGGACCTCGAGACCCCCCTTCACGCCGCGAAGTAA
- a CDS encoding transposase, with translation MDSNREHPLYYLDAETLLVDTYIWVDDELKALQAQGFNPPPKQKHQKATLAELLTLAIFLLLQGQDLAKGYLAAKTTLKAYFPSLPHLSRFYRVLQKAQGLSACLATRLAGGEGLLQVVDLKPIPLAHGHRIHGLSLPEAAMGVGPLGAFGGYVLMPVMNERGLFFRWAILPGNARNTWGRDLLDGLPAVLGDRGLRWVQGVKTPPYRVRGGTVVETGWRGWMGRVRNWIETRFSVMVRSLGLHRIEARSYWGLVARVNLILLVHNLIRSRVLLRMAGVEL, from the coding sequence ATGGACTCCAACCGGGAGCACCCCCTTTACTATCTTGACGCGGAAACCCTTCTGGTGGATACCTACATCTGGGTGGATGACGAACTCAAGGCCTTGCAAGCTCAGGGCTTCAACCCCCCCCCAAAGCAAAAGCACCAGAAGGCCACCCTGGCCGAGCTCCTGACCCTCGCCATCTTTTTGCTCCTCCAGGGCCAGGACCTCGCCAAAGGCTACCTGGCCGCCAAAACCACCCTGAAGGCTTACTTCCCCTCCCTCCCCCACCTCTCCCGCTTCTACCGGGTCCTTCAGAAGGCCCAGGGGCTGTCGGCCTGCCTCGCTACGCGCCTTGCTGGCGGAGAAGGACTTTTGCAGGTGGTGGACCTCAAGCCTATCCCCCTGGCCCACGGCCACCGCATCCACGGCCTCTCTCTTCCCGAGGCCGCGATGGGGGTAGGACCTCTGGGGGCTTTTGGAGGCTACGTCCTCATGCCGGTGATGAACGAGCGGGGTCTCTTCTTTCGTTGGGCCATTCTCCCCGGTAATGCCCGGAATACCTGGGGAAGGGACCTCCTGGACGGTTTACCCGCGGTCCTCGGGGACCGGGGTCTTCGCTGGGTCCAGGGGGTCAAGACGCCACCCTATCGGGTCAGGGGAGGAACGGTGGTGGAGACGGGGTGGAGAGGGTGGATGGGAAGGGTACGGAACTGGATTGAGACGCGGTTTAGCGTGATGGTGCGGTCTTTGGGGCTTCATCGGATAGAGGCCCGGTCCTACTGGGGTCTGGTGGCCCGGGTGAACCTCATCCTGCTCGTTCACAACCTCATACGTAGCCGGGTGCTTCTCAGGATGGCCGGGGTGGAGCTATGA
- the rsmA gene encoding 16S rRNA (adenine(1518)-N(6)/adenine(1519)-N(6))-dimethyltransferase RsmA — protein sequence MEPSTPPLYAPRTVRALLERYGLRADKRFGQNFLVDGNLLGVIVRTAQVRPGERVYEVGPGLGTLTRALAEAGAKVTAIEKDQRLLPVLEETLAGLNVTVVPGDALAYPWDEVPPDSLFVANLPYNISTPLLTAVLRANRFRRLVVLVQKEVADRLAARPATEAYGLLTLRAQYHARVERVRDFPPQAFYPQPNVTSTLVRLESKGVPDDPALFRLVEAAFAQRRKTLRKNLEAAGYARERVLAALSALGLDPRVRGEALDLEAFQRLKAALLGPTG from the coding sequence GTGGAACCTTCCACTCCCCCCCTCTACGCGCCGCGCACAGTGCGCGCGCTGCTCGAGCGCTACGGCCTGCGGGCCGACAAGCGCTTCGGGCAGAACTTCCTGGTGGACGGCAACCTGCTCGGCGTGATCGTGCGCACCGCCCAGGTGCGGCCGGGCGAGCGGGTATATGAGGTCGGGCCGGGGCTCGGCACGCTGACGCGAGCCCTTGCGGAAGCGGGCGCAAAAGTCACCGCGATCGAGAAGGACCAACGGCTCCTGCCGGTCCTCGAGGAGACCCTAGCTGGGCTGAACGTGACGGTCGTGCCGGGCGACGCGCTCGCGTACCCCTGGGACGAGGTGCCGCCGGACAGCCTGTTCGTCGCGAACCTGCCGTACAACATCTCCACCCCCCTCCTCACCGCTGTGCTGCGCGCGAACCGCTTCCGGAGGCTGGTGGTGCTGGTGCAAAAAGAGGTAGCGGACCGCCTCGCCGCCCGGCCCGCGACCGAAGCGTACGGCCTGTTGACGCTCCGCGCTCAGTACCACGCCCGCGTGGAGCGCGTCCGGGACTTCCCCCCCCAGGCCTTCTACCCCCAGCCCAACGTGACGAGCACCCTGGTGCGCCTCGAGTCCAAAGGCGTTCCAGACGACCCCGCGTTATTCCGCCTGGTGGAGGCCGCGTTCGCGCAGCGCCGCAAGACCCTCCGGAAGAACCTCGAGGCGGCCGGGTACGCGCGGGAACGGGTCCTGGCCGCCCTCTCAGCCCTCGGCCTGGACCCGCGCGTGCGGGGGGAGGCGCTGGACCTCGAGGCCTTCCAGCGGTTGAAGGCGGCGCTGCTTGGCCCTACGGGGTAA
- a CDS encoding Ig-like domain-containing protein: MDRYNPTATVLLPAGKSYRFEASVKDYSDVEVAWGEATQAISGDTSVTLSVQTILRSALLIPVGGLTANNSEVDVFIYPLTGITGASVPATDYEVTYTVQGGTILDQNKRGVRIAWDGTSDPVTVTAQVSGLGEDHNPVTIERVYNITPATGQGAPLSITGLLPNWPSPFQAKVTALDVFGAPIYETPVGTDGSFSLQLPGGDALTPIAIDLSELFAVLPQAGCTVFWTTEPAPLLNATLVPGQFWIKDQFTDSHLGTALLTVSGYTLDAAFLYVDRSVQAEGNATCIAPDDRIITVTVNLNLEAGWNLVVSTGDPYSYLTVTGTPLNGSFQAPYTTPYHVIDWTLQWHTTITDLSISAVPQSWAPSEGGSFYSTFTVTNNGPTSLSSVQVALDVPSGVTNFYVDVPNGWFDSYSNIVYLYDSLAPGDNTSFTVNGTTTSGTAGQTLTLSATIQTDYLTDTNPNDNTAIVTITPQGGSNANVSVGMDLDPPAVWFLSPSPGEVIPQGSTYTVQIEVWDSSSGESSTPDVTEIELYDGAQRLGALSSGEIVFNPTTNAYEFVWDLTTASPKRHYLTVFAYDTAGNVGQAEISVQVQ, translated from the coding sequence GTGGATCGCTACAATCCCACCGCCACTGTCCTCCTGCCTGCGGGAAAATCGTACCGATTCGAAGCTTCCGTAAAAGATTACAGTGACGTCGAGGTGGCCTGGGGTGAGGCAACCCAAGCCATATCGGGCGATACGAGCGTCACCCTTTCCGTACAAACCATCCTACGCAGTGCGTTGCTGATTCCCGTAGGAGGATTAACGGCCAATAACTCCGAAGTCGATGTGTTTATTTACCCCTTAACCGGGATCACCGGGGCTAGCGTGCCCGCGACCGATTACGAGGTCACCTACACGGTGCAAGGCGGCACGATCCTCGACCAAAACAAGCGGGGTGTCCGGATCGCTTGGGACGGTACGAGTGACCCGGTCACCGTTACAGCACAAGTCAGCGGCCTCGGGGAGGATCACAACCCGGTCACGATCGAAAGGGTGTACAACATCACGCCAGCGACCGGGCAAGGTGCGCCGCTTTCCATCACGGGGCTCCTCCCCAACTGGCCCAGTCCCTTCCAAGCCAAGGTCACGGCTCTCGATGTTTTCGGCGCTCCCATCTACGAAACGCCGGTGGGAACGGACGGGAGCTTTAGCCTTCAGCTCCCTGGTGGGGACGCACTAACCCCTATCGCCATCGACCTGTCCGAACTGTTCGCTGTCTTACCTCAGGCCGGTTGCACCGTCTTCTGGACGACCGAGCCCGCACCGCTCCTCAACGCCACGCTGGTCCCCGGACAATTCTGGATCAAGGATCAATTCACTGACAGCCACCTCGGCACAGCTCTCCTCACCGTCAGCGGGTATACCCTAGATGCAGCGTTCCTGTACGTGGACCGCAGTGTACAAGCAGAAGGAAACGCCACTTGCATCGCACCTGATGATCGGATCATAACGGTGACCGTTAACCTCAATCTGGAGGCCGGATGGAACCTCGTCGTGAGCACCGGTGATCCATACTCCTACCTCACCGTCACCGGAACCCCCCTTAACGGGTCCTTCCAAGCCCCCTACACCACCCCCTATCACGTGATCGACTGGACCCTCCAATGGCATACCACCATTACAGACCTCTCGATCAGCGCGGTTCCCCAAAGCTGGGCTCCTTCCGAAGGAGGCTCCTTCTACAGTACCTTCACCGTGACCAACAACGGCCCCACCAGCCTTTCGAGCGTACAGGTCGCCCTCGACGTCCCGTCGGGAGTGACTAACTTCTATGTTGATGTACCCAACGGTTGGTTTGATAGCTACAGCAACATCGTATACCTTTACGACTCTCTAGCTCCCGGGGATAACACTAGCTTCACGGTGAACGGTACAACCACCAGCGGCACCGCCGGGCAAACCCTCACGCTGAGCGCTACCATCCAAACCGACTACCTCACGGACACCAACCCGAACGACAACACCGCTATCGTCACCATCACACCGCAAGGCGGCAGCAACGCCAACGTCAGTGTGGGGATGGACCTGGATCCCCCCGCCGTCTGGTTCCTCTCCCCGTCTCCAGGGGAAGTCATCCCACAAGGCTCGACCTACACGGTGCAAATCGAGGTTTGGGACAGCAGTTCCGGCGAAAGCTCCACCCCCGACGTAACCGAGATCGAGCTCTACGATGGCGCCCAGCGCCTGGGAGCGCTGAGCAGCGGTGAGATCGTGTTCAACCCCACCACAAACGCCTACGAGTTCGTCTGGGATTTGACCACCGCTTCCCCCAAACGCCACTACCTGACCGTATTCGCTTACGATACGGCGGGGAACGTAGGGCAAGCAGAGATCTCGGTCCAGGTACAGTAG
- the lon gene encoding endopeptidase La, translating into MTLPETLPAVPVRGSVIYPTMVMPIDAGRPISIRAIDEALNRDRVVLIVSQKDKETEEPGPDDLYQVGTVCNILRMRKNPDGSVQMLVQAFARARVTQYTAREGYIEAKIERFEEELGPEIEIKALFREVQERFQAVLKEGKYLSPDIAQFIQNLEDPAQLADYIAFHLDFKLEDKQRILETPTVAERLKRVLVLLDAELELIETQRRIQQQVKEEIDRNQREYFLREQMKAIQRELHGEEGEEEVEEFRRRIEELDLAEPVRHEVERELNRLARMHPDSAEASVIRTYLDWIVHLPWNTRTEDQLDLKRASEILDEDHYGLEKVKDRVLEYLAVRKLKADRAARGEIPKEEVNRGPILLFVGPPGVGKTSIAKSIARALGRKYVRISLGGARDESDIRGHRRTYIGAMPGRIIQGLRQAGTKNPVFLLDEVDKMGTSYQGDPAAALLEVLDPAQNKEFTDHYLGVPFDLSEVMFICTANFRDLIPGPLLDRMEVIEFSSYIEQEKLEIAKRYLLPRQLEEAGLKPGQVNITEAALRRLITHYTREAGVRNLEREIGSLLRKAARRILEEGKARVRITERDLEKYLGPARFIPETEAREPQCGVATGMYYTPVGGDIMFVEVSVMPGKGQLILTGQLGDVMKESARAALSYAKKNAERFGIPLERFDASEIHIHVPAGAIPKEGPSAGVAITTALVSALTETPVRHDVAMTGEITLTGRVLQIGGVREKVLGARRAGIREVILPRANEPDLVEIPRNLRQNMTFRLAETLDEVLDWALVGGLKALEEKGKAAKKTRRPRKKAERVARA; encoded by the coding sequence ATGACCCTTCCGGAAACCCTACCGGCCGTTCCGGTCCGCGGGTCCGTCATCTACCCCACCATGGTCATGCCGATCGACGCCGGACGGCCCATATCGATCCGCGCCATCGACGAGGCCCTCAACCGAGACCGGGTCGTCCTCATCGTCAGCCAAAAAGACAAGGAGACCGAGGAGCCCGGACCGGACGACCTGTACCAGGTCGGCACCGTCTGCAACATCCTCCGCATGCGCAAAAACCCCGACGGGTCGGTGCAAATGCTGGTCCAAGCCTTCGCCCGAGCGCGCGTCACCCAGTACACCGCCCGGGAGGGGTACATCGAAGCCAAGATCGAGCGCTTCGAAGAAGAACTAGGCCCCGAGATCGAGATCAAAGCCCTCTTCCGCGAGGTCCAAGAACGCTTCCAAGCCGTCCTCAAGGAAGGCAAATACCTTTCCCCCGACATCGCCCAGTTCATCCAAAACCTCGAGGACCCCGCCCAGCTCGCGGACTACATCGCCTTCCACCTGGACTTCAAGCTCGAGGACAAGCAGCGCATCCTCGAAACGCCCACGGTCGCGGAGCGCCTCAAGCGCGTCCTCGTCCTCCTCGACGCCGAGCTGGAACTCATCGAAACGCAACGCCGCATCCAGCAGCAGGTCAAGGAGGAGATCGACCGCAACCAGCGCGAGTACTTCCTCCGCGAGCAGATGAAGGCCATCCAGCGCGAGCTGCACGGGGAGGAGGGCGAGGAAGAGGTCGAGGAGTTCCGCCGCCGCATCGAAGAACTCGACCTGGCCGAACCCGTGCGGCACGAGGTGGAGCGCGAGCTCAACCGCCTCGCGCGCATGCACCCCGACTCCGCGGAAGCCTCCGTGATCCGCACCTACCTGGACTGGATCGTCCACCTTCCCTGGAACACGCGCACGGAAGACCAACTGGACCTAAAGCGCGCCAGCGAGATCCTCGATGAGGATCACTACGGCCTGGAAAAAGTCAAGGACCGGGTGCTCGAGTACCTCGCGGTCCGCAAGCTCAAGGCCGACCGGGCGGCGCGCGGAGAGATCCCGAAGGAAGAAGTGAACCGCGGCCCGATCCTCCTCTTTGTCGGCCCGCCCGGCGTGGGCAAAACCTCGATCGCTAAATCCATCGCCCGGGCCCTAGGGCGCAAGTACGTGCGGATCTCCCTCGGCGGCGCCCGGGACGAGTCGGATATCCGCGGCCACCGGCGCACCTACATCGGCGCGATGCCTGGCCGCATCATCCAAGGCCTCCGCCAGGCCGGCACCAAGAACCCCGTCTTCCTCCTCGACGAGGTGGACAAGATGGGGACCAGCTACCAAGGGGACCCCGCCGCGGCCTTGCTCGAGGTGCTCGACCCCGCCCAGAACAAGGAGTTCACCGACCACTACCTGGGCGTGCCGTTCGACCTGAGCGAGGTGATGTTCATCTGCACCGCGAACTTCCGGGACCTGATCCCCGGCCCCCTCCTGGACCGGATGGAGGTCATCGAGTTCAGCAGCTACATCGAGCAAGAAAAGCTCGAGATCGCTAAGCGCTACCTTCTCCCGCGCCAGCTCGAGGAAGCCGGCCTTAAGCCCGGCCAGGTGAACATCACCGAAGCGGCGTTACGACGGCTCATCACCCACTACACGCGTGAGGCCGGGGTGCGGAACCTCGAGCGGGAGATCGGCAGCCTCCTCCGCAAGGCCGCGCGGCGCATCCTTGAGGAGGGCAAGGCACGCGTACGCATTACGGAGCGCGATCTGGAGAAGTACTTGGGCCCGGCCCGGTTCATTCCCGAGACCGAGGCCCGCGAGCCGCAGTGCGGCGTGGCGACCGGGATGTACTACACGCCGGTGGGCGGGGACATCATGTTCGTCGAGGTGAGCGTCATGCCCGGCAAGGGCCAGCTCATCCTCACGGGCCAGCTGGGGGACGTGATGAAGGAGTCCGCCCGCGCCGCGCTTTCGTACGCGAAGAAGAACGCCGAGCGGTTCGGCATCCCCCTTGAGCGGTTTGACGCCTCCGAGATCCATATCCACGTGCCGGCCGGGGCAATCCCCAAGGAAGGCCCGAGCGCGGGCGTGGCGATCACCACTGCGCTCGTGTCCGCCCTCACCGAGACGCCGGTGCGGCACGACGTGGCCATGACCGGTGAGATCACCCTGACCGGCCGCGTCCTGCAGATCGGCGGGGTGCGGGAGAAGGTCCTCGGCGCGCGGCGCGCGGGGATCCGGGAGGTGATCCTGCCCCGCGCGAACGAGCCGGATCTCGTGGAGATCCCGCGCAACCTGCGACAGAACATGACCTTCCGCCTCGCGGAGACCCTGGACGAGGTTCTGGACTGGGCCTTGGTCGGCGGCCTGAAGGCGCTGGAGGAGAAGGGGAAGGCGGCGAAGAAAACCCGCCGGCCTCGGAAGAAGGCCGAGCGGGTCGCGCGGGCGTAG
- the hisH gene encoding imidazole glycerol phosphate synthase subunit HisH, producing MRALLIDYGSGNLRSAAKALEAAGFRVRVSADPREAARAELLVLPGQGHFGQVMGAFRASGFEEAVRAHLEAGRPFLGICVGLQLLYEGSEEAPGHPGLGVIPGTVRRFAARKVPHMGWNPVRFDPDSAFASLEGRHFYFVHSYYGPVVDGTVGTSEYAGTPFTAVYARGLVVAPQFHPEKSGRAGLVFLEALRAYFAA from the coding sequence ATGCGGGCGTTGTTGATCGATTACGGTTCCGGCAACCTACGCTCGGCGGCTAAGGCGCTCGAGGCCGCCGGGTTTCGGGTGCGGGTCTCCGCTGATCCGCGGGAGGCGGCCCGCGCCGAGCTGCTCGTTTTGCCCGGCCAGGGGCATTTCGGTCAGGTGATGGGGGCGTTCAGGGCCTCGGGGTTTGAGGAGGCGGTGCGCGCGCACCTCGAGGCGGGCAGGCCGTTTCTGGGGATCTGCGTGGGGCTGCAGCTATTGTACGAGGGGTCGGAGGAAGCGCCGGGGCATCCTGGGCTGGGCGTGATTCCGGGTACCGTCCGGCGCTTTGCGGCGCGCAAGGTGCCGCACATGGGTTGGAACCCGGTGCGCTTTGACCCCGATAGCGCGTTTGCGTCCCTCGAGGGACGGCACTTTTACTTCGTGCACTCGTACTACGGCCCGGTCGTGGACGGCACGGTCGGGACCAGCGAGTACGCGGGTACGCCTTTCACCGCCGTGTACGCTCGCGGACTTGTGGTCGCCCCGCAGTTCCACCCGGAGAAGAGCGGGCGGGCGGGGCTGGTGTTCCTCGAGGCGTTGCGCGCTTACTTCGCGGCGTGA